In a single window of the Danio rerio strain Tuebingen ecotype United States chromosome 20, GRCz12tu, whole genome shotgun sequence genome:
- the jun gene encoding transcription factor Jun: MSTKMETTFYDDSLNSAFSQHDSATFGYNHKALKHNMTLNLSDPAGNLKPHLRAKASDILTSPDVGLLKLASPELERLIIQSSNGMITTTPTPTQFLCPKNVTDEQEGFAEGFVRALAELHHQHMPNVTSAPQTTINSSMAPVSSIAGGAVYSSAMRADPPVYADLNTFNPAISSSSANPAAMSFPSAPPQLPVQHPRLQALKEEPQTVPEMPGETPPLSPIDMESQERIKAERKRMRNRIAASKCRKRKLERISRLEDKVKTLKSQNSELASTANMLREQVAQLKQKVMNHVNSGCQLMLTQQLQTF; encoded by the coding sequence ATGTCTACCAAGATGGAAACTACTTTCTACGATGACTCTCTAAACAGCGCTTTCTCTCAGCATGACAGCGCCACTTTTGGATACAACCACAAGGCTCTGAAACACAACATGACGCTCAATCTGTCCGACCCCGCGGGGAACCTAAAGCCCCACCTGAGGGCCAAAGCCAGCGATATCCTCACTTCTCCCGACGTGGGACTTCTCAAACTGGCATCACCGGAGCTGGAGAGGCTCATCATCCAGTCTAGCAACGGCATGATCACCACGACGCCAACTCCGACCCAGTTTCTGTGTCCCAAGAACGTGACGGATGAGCAGGAGGGGTTCGCGGAGGGCTTTGTGAGGGCACTGGCTGAGCTGCACCACCAGCACATGCCCAACGTCACCTCGGCTCCCCAAACTACTATCAACAGCAGCATGGCACCGGTCTCGTCCATAGCGGGCGGTGCGGTCTACAGCTCAGCCATGCGCGCTGATCCGCCGGTTTACGCGGATCTGAACACGTTCAACCCTGCTATCAGCAGCAGCTCGGCCAATCCAGCCGCGATGAGCTTCCCGAGCGCACCACCGCAGCTGCCCGTCCAGCACCCGCGCCTCCAGGCCCTGAAAGAGGAGCCCCAAACGGTGCCCGAGATGCCCGGCGAGACCCCACCGCTCTCTCCTATCGACATGGAGAGCCAGGAGCGGATTAAAGCCGAGAGGAAGCGCATGAGAAACAGAATCGCCGCGTCCAAATGCCGGAAGAGGAAACTGGAGAGGATCTCCCGGCTGGAGGACAAAGTCAAGACCCTGAAGTCGCAAAACTCGGAGCTCGCGTCCACCGCCAACATGCTGCGCGAGCAAGTGGCACAGCTCAAGCAGAAAGTCATGAACCACGTCAACAGCGGCTGCCAGCTCATGTTGACACAACAGCTGCAAACCTTCTGA